In the Synechococcus sp. Nb3U1 genome, one interval contains:
- the rpmH gene encoding 50S ribosomal protein L34 gives MTKRTLRGTNRRRIRVSGFRARMQTATGRQVLRRRRAKGRHRLAAS, from the coding sequence ATGACCAAGCGTACCCTTCGCGGCACCAATCGCAGACGCATCCGAGTCTCTGGGTTCCGCGCCAGAATGCAAACCGCAACTGGGCGGCAAGTTTTGCGGCGGCGGCGAGCCAAAGGGCGGCATCGTCTGGCTGCTTCTTAG
- the rnpA gene encoding ribonuclease P protein component, which produces MLPARHRLRDRRAFQALYQEGQRRSSGGLTVLFRPVESGLPSQVGLVISKKVSQSAVRRNRLRRQLREILRSLCPNLKPGYRLLLIPKASLLSCSWKQLRAEVQRLLQKADLLEVQPRDPE; this is translated from the coding sequence ATGTTGCCTGCTCGTCATCGATTGCGCGATCGTCGAGCCTTTCAAGCTTTGTATCAGGAGGGGCAGCGCCGCTCCAGTGGGGGTCTAACGGTACTGTTTCGCCCAGTAGAGTCAGGGCTCCCCAGCCAGGTGGGGTTGGTGATCAGCAAAAAAGTGAGCCAATCGGCAGTACGTCGAAATCGGTTGCGTCGCCAGTTGCGGGAAATCTTACGGTCTCTGTGCCCAAACCTGAAACCCGGATACCGGCTGCTGTTGATTCCCAAAGCCAGTTTGTTGAGCTGTAGTTGGAAGCAGTTGCGGGCAGAAGTCCAGCGGCTGTTGCAAAAGGCGGATTTACTGGAGGTGCAGCCCAGGGATCCCGAGTGA